One window of Biomphalaria glabrata chromosome 6, xgBioGlab47.1, whole genome shotgun sequence genomic DNA carries:
- the LOC106073166 gene encoding chitotriosidase-1-like isoform X1 translates to MKATNIIFFFITFVHLSSENCNIIMCNLKGKSLKQSRLTSADIDTTVCPYLTISFAEFDNDALVVDKQVSETFPWMWVAKAKNPNFKLVLCFYNAVGVEEFYDMYRTPEKRLKFIPLLVTYLRNNKFDGVQVELAVGYGLWSPLRYNIDRWADFMEDIQKAFTEEAKSSGKPKLLLFGHIDSRKEDYDPLYHVPRIYKYSDFVIVDAWPYYPLRIGPKYNISITNTHHTRIYSEHQGDFSNIDYNVKTILRKGGIKEKTVISLYLMAEFYRRVFGLGFPRYDWVKYDNYGAVGAIMSQGGNVTRVFDNCPIFMSDRTVIYYDDEISLTEKVKYIKTKGLAGFEISDMSADDFKGVFGRGKFPLMRAVNEECRKP, encoded by the exons ATGAAGGctacaaatattatatttttcttcATAACCTTTGTCCATTTGAGTTCAG AGAATTGCAACATAATAATGTGCAACTTGAAAGGAAAATCATTAAAACAATCTAGGCTGACCAGTGCGGATATTGATACAACAGTTTGCCCCTATCTAACGATCTCTTTTGCTGAATTTGACAATGATGCTCTGGTAGTAGACAAGCAAGTCTCGGAGAc ATTTCCGTGGATGTGGGTGGCTAAAGCAAAGAACCCAAATTTTAAACTTGTGTTATGTTTCTATAACGCTGTGGGCGTCGAAGAATTTTATGATATGTACAGAACGCCTGAGAAAAGACTCAAATTCATCCCATTGCTAGTAACATACTTAAGAAATAACAAATTTGATGGAGTCCAAGTGGAATTAGCAGTCGGCTATGGACTGTGGAGCCCGTTACGTTATAATATAGACCGTTGGGCAGATTTTATGGAG GACATACAAAAGGCTTTTACAGAAGAAGCTAAGTCTTCAGGCAAACCTAAACTGTTGCTGTTTGGACATATAGATAGCCGAAAAGAAGACTATGACCCATTATACCACGTACCCAGGATCTACAA ATACTCGGATTTCGTTATCGTGGATGCCTGGCCATATTATCCACTTAGAATTGGACCTAAATATAATATCTCCATAACTAACACACACCACACCAGAATTTACAGTGAACACCAAGGAGACTTTAGCAATATA GACTACAATGTGAAAACTATTCTAAGGAAAGGTGGAATCAAAGAAAAGACTGTTATCAGTTTGTATCTCATGGCTGAATTTTACAGAAGAGTTTTTGGTTTAGGATTTCCAAGATATGACTGGGTCAAATACGACAATTATGGCGca GTTGGCGCAATAATGTCTCAAGGTGGCAATGTAACAAGAGTGTTCGACAACTGCCCCATTTTTATGAGTGATCGGACCGTCATATATTATGATGATGAGATCAGTTTAACTGAGAAG GTAAAGTATATTAAAACTAAAGGATTAGCCGGATTTGAAATTTCAGACATGTCTGCTGATGACTTTAAAGGAGTTTTTGGTAGAGGAAAATTTCCTCTTATGAGAGCTGTGAACGAGGAATGTCG aaAGCCTTGA
- the LOC106073166 gene encoding chitotriosidase-1-like isoform X2 encodes MKATNIIFFFITFVHLSSENCNIIMCNLKGKSLKQSRLTSADIDTTVCPYLTISFAEFDNDALVVDKQVSETFPWMWVAKAKNPNFKLVLCFYNAVGVEEFYDMYRTPEKRLKFIPLLVTYLRNNKFDGVQVELAVGYGLWSPLRYNIDRWADFMEDIQKAFTEEAKSSGKPKLLLFGHIDSRKEDYDPLYHVPRIYKYSDFVIVDAWPYYPLRIGPKYNISITNTHHTRIYSEHQGDFSNIDYNVKTILRKGGIKEKTVISLYLMAEFYRRVFGLGFPRYDWVKYDNYGAVGAIMSQGGNVTRVFDNCPIFMSDRTVIYYDDEISLTEKTCLLMTLKEFLVEENFLL; translated from the exons ATGAAGGctacaaatattatatttttcttcATAACCTTTGTCCATTTGAGTTCAG AGAATTGCAACATAATAATGTGCAACTTGAAAGGAAAATCATTAAAACAATCTAGGCTGACCAGTGCGGATATTGATACAACAGTTTGCCCCTATCTAACGATCTCTTTTGCTGAATTTGACAATGATGCTCTGGTAGTAGACAAGCAAGTCTCGGAGAc ATTTCCGTGGATGTGGGTGGCTAAAGCAAAGAACCCAAATTTTAAACTTGTGTTATGTTTCTATAACGCTGTGGGCGTCGAAGAATTTTATGATATGTACAGAACGCCTGAGAAAAGACTCAAATTCATCCCATTGCTAGTAACATACTTAAGAAATAACAAATTTGATGGAGTCCAAGTGGAATTAGCAGTCGGCTATGGACTGTGGAGCCCGTTACGTTATAATATAGACCGTTGGGCAGATTTTATGGAG GACATACAAAAGGCTTTTACAGAAGAAGCTAAGTCTTCAGGCAAACCTAAACTGTTGCTGTTTGGACATATAGATAGCCGAAAAGAAGACTATGACCCATTATACCACGTACCCAGGATCTACAA ATACTCGGATTTCGTTATCGTGGATGCCTGGCCATATTATCCACTTAGAATTGGACCTAAATATAATATCTCCATAACTAACACACACCACACCAGAATTTACAGTGAACACCAAGGAGACTTTAGCAATATA GACTACAATGTGAAAACTATTCTAAGGAAAGGTGGAATCAAAGAAAAGACTGTTATCAGTTTGTATCTCATGGCTGAATTTTACAGAAGAGTTTTTGGTTTAGGATTTCCAAGATATGACTGGGTCAAATACGACAATTATGGCGca GTTGGCGCAATAATGTCTCAAGGTGGCAATGTAACAAGAGTGTTCGACAACTGCCCCATTTTTATGAGTGATCGGACCGTCATATATTATGATGATGAGATCAGTTTAACTGAGAAG ACATGTCTGCTGATGACTTTAAAGGAGTTTTTGGTAGAGGAAAATTTCCTCTTATGA
- the LOC106073166 gene encoding chitotriosidase-1-like isoform X3, translated as MKATNIIFFFITFVHLSSENCNIIMCNLKGKSLKQSRLTSADIDTTVCPYLTISFAEFDNDALVVDKQVSETFPWMWVAKAKNPNFKLVLCFYNAVGVEEFYDMYRTPEKRLKFIPLLVTYLRNNKFDGVQVELAVGYGLWSPLRYNIDRWADFMEDIQKAFTEEAKSSGKPKLLLFGHIDSRKEDYDPLYHVPRIYKYSDFVIVDAWPYYPLRIGPKYNISITNTHHTRIYSEHQGDFSNIDYNVKTILRKGGIKEKTVISLYLMAEFYRRVFGLGFPRYDWVKYDNYGAVGAIMSQGGNVTRVFDNCPIFMSDRTVIYYDDEISLTEKLLLSYSTMILQNRST; from the exons ATGAAGGctacaaatattatatttttcttcATAACCTTTGTCCATTTGAGTTCAG AGAATTGCAACATAATAATGTGCAACTTGAAAGGAAAATCATTAAAACAATCTAGGCTGACCAGTGCGGATATTGATACAACAGTTTGCCCCTATCTAACGATCTCTTTTGCTGAATTTGACAATGATGCTCTGGTAGTAGACAAGCAAGTCTCGGAGAc ATTTCCGTGGATGTGGGTGGCTAAAGCAAAGAACCCAAATTTTAAACTTGTGTTATGTTTCTATAACGCTGTGGGCGTCGAAGAATTTTATGATATGTACAGAACGCCTGAGAAAAGACTCAAATTCATCCCATTGCTAGTAACATACTTAAGAAATAACAAATTTGATGGAGTCCAAGTGGAATTAGCAGTCGGCTATGGACTGTGGAGCCCGTTACGTTATAATATAGACCGTTGGGCAGATTTTATGGAG GACATACAAAAGGCTTTTACAGAAGAAGCTAAGTCTTCAGGCAAACCTAAACTGTTGCTGTTTGGACATATAGATAGCCGAAAAGAAGACTATGACCCATTATACCACGTACCCAGGATCTACAA ATACTCGGATTTCGTTATCGTGGATGCCTGGCCATATTATCCACTTAGAATTGGACCTAAATATAATATCTCCATAACTAACACACACCACACCAGAATTTACAGTGAACACCAAGGAGACTTTAGCAATATA GACTACAATGTGAAAACTATTCTAAGGAAAGGTGGAATCAAAGAAAAGACTGTTATCAGTTTGTATCTCATGGCTGAATTTTACAGAAGAGTTTTTGGTTTAGGATTTCCAAGATATGACTGGGTCAAATACGACAATTATGGCGca GTTGGCGCAATAATGTCTCAAGGTGGCAATGTAACAAGAGTGTTCGACAACTGCCCCATTTTTATGAGTGATCGGACCGTCATATATTATGATGATGAGATCAGTTTAACTGAGAAG CTGCTCTTGTCATATAGTACAATGATACTTCAGAACAGGTCGACCTAG